A genome region from Conger conger chromosome 16, fConCon1.1, whole genome shotgun sequence includes the following:
- the LOC133115317 gene encoding inactive rhomboid protein 1-like isoform X1 — MAELTQGGSSLQRKKPPWLKLDIPKTQVSLDEPPSFAQVKRQAFLRSVSMPVEGTRFQSPPFDPRRPALQRQTSITQTIKSSKRVHFDRIHTVPVKGPRAARRGSRRPHSLSKIFLRGTADWFGIGRDGDTTQRWQRKSLQHCSLRYGKLKPHAMRDMDLSSQDNLSLTSTETPPPLYVPASQRGMQKIVDPLARGRAFRMVEELDGHSGPQTPATPGGTSICSCSSSRSGAARLPRRRKRESVARMSFRAAAALVKGRSLREGTVYRTQRRSFTPSVFLEEEGVEMPGELDTSFFTRDRSVREELCSYADEVFESASNGLVKEAEPLRVAEDSDLTGSALDKNELERSHLMMPLERGWRKSREGPPAPAKVPLRQEVVSVEGQRRGQRIALPVKKLFAREKRPYGLGMVGKLTNRTYHKRIDSHVQRQIQDMDDHRPFFTYWITFVHLLITVLAVCIYGIAPVGFSQHETIDSVLRNKGVYENVKFVQQENFWIGPSSEALIHLGAKFSPCMRQDQQVHQLIREKRGQESNSACCVRNDRSGCVQTAADECSTTLAVWVKWPGHPSAPPLGGKVRQHGSVCHQDPRICLEPASVPPHEWPDDITKWPICTRYSTGNHTNLPHMDCAITGRPCCIGTKGRCEITSREYCDFMKGYFHEEATLCSQVHCMDDVCGLLPFLNPEIPDQFYRLWLSLFLHAGILHCLVSVGFQMTILRDLEKLAGWLRISIIYILSGITGNLASAIFLPYRAEVGPAGSQFGILACLFVELFQSWQILAQPCRALAKLLCLVLLLFAFGLLPWIDNFAHTFGFGSGLLLSFAFLPYISFGRADMYRKRCQILASLAAFLGLLSGLAVLFYVRPFKCDWCELLTCIPFTDTFCGKYDLNAHLH; from the exons ATGGCAGAGCTCACTCAGGGTGGCAGCAGTCTGCAGAGGAAGAAGCCGCCCTGGCTCAAGCTGGACATCCCCAAAACCCAGGTGTCTCTGGACGAGCCGCCCAGTTTCGCCCAG gtgaaGAGGCAGGCGTTCCTCCGTAGCGTCAGCATGCCGGTGGAGGGCACGCGCTTCCAGTCTCCGCCCTTTGACCCCCGTCGCCCCGCCCTGCAGAGGCAGACCTCCATCACACAGACCATCAAGAG CAGTAAGAGGGTGCACTTTGACCGGATTCACACTGTGCCGGTTAAGGGTCCGCGCGCGGCACGGAGAGGCTCCCGGAGGCCCCACTCCCTGTCCAAAATCTTCCTCAG gggtACGGCAGACTGGTTTGGCATTGGCCGAGATGGCGACACTACGCAGCGCTGGCAGAGGAAGAGCCTGCAGCACTGCAGCCTGCGCTATGGCAAGCTGAAGCCCCACGCCATGCGCGACATGGACCTGTCCAGCCAggacaacctgtcactcaccaGCACCGAGACACCGCCCCCCCTCTACGTCCCCGCCTCCCAGCGCGGCATGCAGAAG ATAGTAGACCCCCTGGCGCGGGGTCGGGCCTTCCGCAtggtggaggagctggacgGGCACAGCGGGCCCCAGACGCCGGCCACGCCCGGCGGTACCTCCAtctgctcctgctccagctcccgCTCAGGCGCCGCCCGCCTGCCCCGCCGACGCAAGAGGGAGTCCGTGGCCCGGATGAGCTTCCGCGCCGCCGCCGCGCTGGTCAAG GGCCGGTCGCTGCGGGAGGGCACGGTGTATCGCACTCAGAGGAGGAGTTTCACTCCGTCCGTcttcctggaggaggagggagtggAGATGCCCGGGGAGCTGGACACCTCCTTCTTTACCAGg GACCGCTCTGTGAGGGAGGAGCTGTGTTCGTACGCAGACGAGGTGTTTGAGTCGGCCTCTAATGGCCTGGTCAAAGAGGCGGAGCCACTGCGGGTGGCGGAGGACAGCGACCTGACGGGCAGCGCTCTGGACAAGAACGAGCTGGAGAGGAGTCACCTGATGAT GCCCCTGGAGCGCGGTTGGAGGAAGAGCAGAGAAGGACCCCCGGCCCCGGCCAAGGTGCCGCTGCGGCAGGAAGTGGTCAGCGTAGAGGGCCAGCGGCGGGGCCAGCGGATCGCCCTGCCCGTTAAGAAGCTGTTCGCCCGCGAGAAGAGGCCCTACGGCCTGGGCATGGTGGGCAAGCTCACCAACCGCACCTACCACAAGCGCATCGACAGCCACGTGCAGCGGCAGATCCAGGACATGGACGACCACAG GCCGTTCTTCACGTACTGGATCACCTTCGTCCACCTGCTGATCACCGTCCTGGCCGTATGCATCTATGGCATCGCCCCGGTCGGCTTCTCCCAGCACGAGACCATCGATTCG GTTCTAAGAAATAAAGGTGtttatgaaaatgttaaatttgtTCAACAAGAGAACTTCTGGATTGGACCAAGTTCG GAGGCGCTGATTCACCTGGGGGCCAAGTTCTCCCCCTGCATGCGGCAGGACCAGCAGGTGCATCAGCTGATCCGGGAGAAGCGGGGGCAGGAGAGCAACTCGGCCTGCTGCGTGCGCAACGACCGCTCCGGCTGCGTGCAGACGGCTGCCGACGAGTGCTCC ACGACGCTGGCCGTGTGGGTGAAATGGCCGGGACACCCCAGTGCCCCTCCCCTGGGGGGAAAGGTGCGTCAGCATGGCTCTGTGTGCCACCAGGACCCCAG GATTTGTCTGGAGCCTGCCTCTGTGCCTCCTCACGAGTGGCCCGATGACATCACCAAGTGGCCG ATCTGCACCAGGTACAGCACTGGAAACCACACCAACCTGCCCCACATGGACTGTGCCATCACTGGGCGGCCCTGCTGCATCGGCACCAAAGGGAG GTGTGAGATAACATCCCGGGAGTACTGTGACTTCATGAAGGGCTACTTCCATGAGGAGGCCACGCTCTGTTCCCAG GTGCACTGCATGGATGACGTGTGCGGGCTCCTGCCCTTCCTGAACCCAGAAATCCCAGACCAGTTCTACAGGCTGTGGCTATCCCTCTTCCTGCACGCGGG AATCCTCCATTGCCTGGTGTCGGTGGGGTTCCAGATGACCATCCTGAGGGACCTGGAGAAGCTGGCGGGCTGGCTGCGCATCTCCATCATCTACATCCTGAGCGGCATCACCGGCAACCTGGCCAGCGCCATCTTCCTGCCCTACAGAGCCGAG GTGGGTCCTGCGGGCTCTCAGTTCGGGATCCTGGCCTGCCTGTTTGTGGAGCTGTTCCAGAGCTGGCAGATCCTGGCGCAGCCGTGCCGGGCCCTGGCCAAGCTGCTGTgcctggtgctgctgctgttcGCCTTCGGCCTGCTGCCCTGGATCGACAACTTCGCCCACACCTTCGGCTTCGGCTCGGGCCTGCTGCTGTCCTTCGCCTTCCTGCCTTACATCAGCTTCGGCCGCGCCGACATGTACCGCAAGCGCTGCCAGATCCTGGCCTCGCTGGCCGCCTTCCTGGGGCTCCTCTCCGGGCTGGCCGTGCTCTTTTACGTGCGGCCCTTCAAGTGCGACTGGTGCGAGCTGCTCACCTGCATCCCCTTCACCGACACCTTCTGCGGGAAGTACGACCTCAACGCGCACCTCCACTGA
- the LOC133115317 gene encoding inactive rhomboid protein 1-like isoform X2, with amino-acid sequence MAELTQGGSSLQRKKPPWLKLDIPKTQVSLDEPPSFAQVKRQAFLRSVSMPVEGTRFQSPPFDPRRPALQRQTSITQTIKRGTADWFGIGRDGDTTQRWQRKSLQHCSLRYGKLKPHAMRDMDLSSQDNLSLTSTETPPPLYVPASQRGMQKIVDPLARGRAFRMVEELDGHSGPQTPATPGGTSICSCSSSRSGAARLPRRRKRESVARMSFRAAAALVKGRSLREGTVYRTQRRSFTPSVFLEEEGVEMPGELDTSFFTRDRSVREELCSYADEVFESASNGLVKEAEPLRVAEDSDLTGSALDKNELERSHLMMPLERGWRKSREGPPAPAKVPLRQEVVSVEGQRRGQRIALPVKKLFAREKRPYGLGMVGKLTNRTYHKRIDSHVQRQIQDMDDHRPFFTYWITFVHLLITVLAVCIYGIAPVGFSQHETIDSVLRNKGVYENVKFVQQENFWIGPSSEALIHLGAKFSPCMRQDQQVHQLIREKRGQESNSACCVRNDRSGCVQTAADECSTTLAVWVKWPGHPSAPPLGGKVRQHGSVCHQDPRICLEPASVPPHEWPDDITKWPICTRYSTGNHTNLPHMDCAITGRPCCIGTKGRCEITSREYCDFMKGYFHEEATLCSQVHCMDDVCGLLPFLNPEIPDQFYRLWLSLFLHAGILHCLVSVGFQMTILRDLEKLAGWLRISIIYILSGITGNLASAIFLPYRAEVGPAGSQFGILACLFVELFQSWQILAQPCRALAKLLCLVLLLFAFGLLPWIDNFAHTFGFGSGLLLSFAFLPYISFGRADMYRKRCQILASLAAFLGLLSGLAVLFYVRPFKCDWCELLTCIPFTDTFCGKYDLNAHLH; translated from the exons ATGGCAGAGCTCACTCAGGGTGGCAGCAGTCTGCAGAGGAAGAAGCCGCCCTGGCTCAAGCTGGACATCCCCAAAACCCAGGTGTCTCTGGACGAGCCGCCCAGTTTCGCCCAG gtgaaGAGGCAGGCGTTCCTCCGTAGCGTCAGCATGCCGGTGGAGGGCACGCGCTTCCAGTCTCCGCCCTTTGACCCCCGTCGCCCCGCCCTGCAGAGGCAGACCTCCATCACACAGACCATCAAGAG gggtACGGCAGACTGGTTTGGCATTGGCCGAGATGGCGACACTACGCAGCGCTGGCAGAGGAAGAGCCTGCAGCACTGCAGCCTGCGCTATGGCAAGCTGAAGCCCCACGCCATGCGCGACATGGACCTGTCCAGCCAggacaacctgtcactcaccaGCACCGAGACACCGCCCCCCCTCTACGTCCCCGCCTCCCAGCGCGGCATGCAGAAG ATAGTAGACCCCCTGGCGCGGGGTCGGGCCTTCCGCAtggtggaggagctggacgGGCACAGCGGGCCCCAGACGCCGGCCACGCCCGGCGGTACCTCCAtctgctcctgctccagctcccgCTCAGGCGCCGCCCGCCTGCCCCGCCGACGCAAGAGGGAGTCCGTGGCCCGGATGAGCTTCCGCGCCGCCGCCGCGCTGGTCAAG GGCCGGTCGCTGCGGGAGGGCACGGTGTATCGCACTCAGAGGAGGAGTTTCACTCCGTCCGTcttcctggaggaggagggagtggAGATGCCCGGGGAGCTGGACACCTCCTTCTTTACCAGg GACCGCTCTGTGAGGGAGGAGCTGTGTTCGTACGCAGACGAGGTGTTTGAGTCGGCCTCTAATGGCCTGGTCAAAGAGGCGGAGCCACTGCGGGTGGCGGAGGACAGCGACCTGACGGGCAGCGCTCTGGACAAGAACGAGCTGGAGAGGAGTCACCTGATGAT GCCCCTGGAGCGCGGTTGGAGGAAGAGCAGAGAAGGACCCCCGGCCCCGGCCAAGGTGCCGCTGCGGCAGGAAGTGGTCAGCGTAGAGGGCCAGCGGCGGGGCCAGCGGATCGCCCTGCCCGTTAAGAAGCTGTTCGCCCGCGAGAAGAGGCCCTACGGCCTGGGCATGGTGGGCAAGCTCACCAACCGCACCTACCACAAGCGCATCGACAGCCACGTGCAGCGGCAGATCCAGGACATGGACGACCACAG GCCGTTCTTCACGTACTGGATCACCTTCGTCCACCTGCTGATCACCGTCCTGGCCGTATGCATCTATGGCATCGCCCCGGTCGGCTTCTCCCAGCACGAGACCATCGATTCG GTTCTAAGAAATAAAGGTGtttatgaaaatgttaaatttgtTCAACAAGAGAACTTCTGGATTGGACCAAGTTCG GAGGCGCTGATTCACCTGGGGGCCAAGTTCTCCCCCTGCATGCGGCAGGACCAGCAGGTGCATCAGCTGATCCGGGAGAAGCGGGGGCAGGAGAGCAACTCGGCCTGCTGCGTGCGCAACGACCGCTCCGGCTGCGTGCAGACGGCTGCCGACGAGTGCTCC ACGACGCTGGCCGTGTGGGTGAAATGGCCGGGACACCCCAGTGCCCCTCCCCTGGGGGGAAAGGTGCGTCAGCATGGCTCTGTGTGCCACCAGGACCCCAG GATTTGTCTGGAGCCTGCCTCTGTGCCTCCTCACGAGTGGCCCGATGACATCACCAAGTGGCCG ATCTGCACCAGGTACAGCACTGGAAACCACACCAACCTGCCCCACATGGACTGTGCCATCACTGGGCGGCCCTGCTGCATCGGCACCAAAGGGAG GTGTGAGATAACATCCCGGGAGTACTGTGACTTCATGAAGGGCTACTTCCATGAGGAGGCCACGCTCTGTTCCCAG GTGCACTGCATGGATGACGTGTGCGGGCTCCTGCCCTTCCTGAACCCAGAAATCCCAGACCAGTTCTACAGGCTGTGGCTATCCCTCTTCCTGCACGCGGG AATCCTCCATTGCCTGGTGTCGGTGGGGTTCCAGATGACCATCCTGAGGGACCTGGAGAAGCTGGCGGGCTGGCTGCGCATCTCCATCATCTACATCCTGAGCGGCATCACCGGCAACCTGGCCAGCGCCATCTTCCTGCCCTACAGAGCCGAG GTGGGTCCTGCGGGCTCTCAGTTCGGGATCCTGGCCTGCCTGTTTGTGGAGCTGTTCCAGAGCTGGCAGATCCTGGCGCAGCCGTGCCGGGCCCTGGCCAAGCTGCTGTgcctggtgctgctgctgttcGCCTTCGGCCTGCTGCCCTGGATCGACAACTTCGCCCACACCTTCGGCTTCGGCTCGGGCCTGCTGCTGTCCTTCGCCTTCCTGCCTTACATCAGCTTCGGCCGCGCCGACATGTACCGCAAGCGCTGCCAGATCCTGGCCTCGCTGGCCGCCTTCCTGGGGCTCCTCTCCGGGCTGGCCGTGCTCTTTTACGTGCGGCCCTTCAAGTGCGACTGGTGCGAGCTGCTCACCTGCATCCCCTTCACCGACACCTTCTGCGGGAAGTACGACCTCAACGCGCACCTCCACTGA